Proteins from a genomic interval of Arvicola amphibius chromosome 14, mArvAmp1.2, whole genome shotgun sequence:
- the Rps27 gene encoding 40S ribosomal protein S27 translates to MPLAKDLLHPSPEEEKRKHKKKRLVQSPNSYFMDVKCPGCYKITTVFSHAQTVVLCVGCSTVLCQPTGGKARLTEGCSFRRKQH, encoded by the exons ATGCCT CTCGCAAAGGATCTCCTTCATCCCTctccagaggaggaaaagaggaaacacaagaaaaagcgCCTGGTGCAGAGCCCCAATTCCTACTTTATGGATGTGAAGTGCCCAG GATGCTATAAAATCACCACGGTCTTTAGCCATGCACAGACGGTAGTCTTGTGTGTCGGTTGCTCCACTGTCCTCTGTCAGCCTACAGGCGGGAAAGCAAGACTGACAGAAG GATGCTCCTTCAGGAGGAAGCAGCACTGA